In Fusarium falciforme chromosome 10, complete sequence, a single genomic region encodes these proteins:
- a CDS encoding 60S ribosomal protein L17, with protein MVRYAATEIQSSKSARARGAYLRVSFKNTRETAQAINGWKLQRAVAFLENVKEHKEAVPMRRYAGSTGRTAQGKQFGVSKARWPVKSAEFLLGLLKNAESNADAKGLDTGALIVKHIQVNQAPKQRRRTYRAHGRINPYMSNPCHIELILTEAEEVVQKSDAVAERDQHLSSRQRGARLRKAITAA; from the exons ATG GTTCGATACGCTGCCACCGAGATTCAGTCCTCGAAGTCGGCCCGCGCCCGCGGTGCCTACCTCCGAGTGTCCTTCAAGAACACTCGCGAGACCGCCCAGGCCATCAACGGCTGGAAGCTTCAGCGCGCTGTTGCTTTCCTCGAGAACGTTAAGGAGCACAAGGAGGCCGTCCCCATGCGACGATATGCCGGCAGCACTGGCCGAACCGCCCAAG GAAAGCAGTTCGGTGTCTCCAAGGCTCGATGGCCCGTCAAGTCCGCCgagttcctcctcggcctcctcaagAACGCCGAGTCCAACGCTGATGCCAAGGGTCTCGACACCGGTGCCCTGATCGTCAAGCACATCCAGGTCAACCAGGCCCCCAAGCAGCGACGACGGACGTACCGTGCCCACGGTCGT ATCAACCCCTACATGTCCAACCCCTGCCACATCGAGCTCATCCTCaccgaggctgaggaggtcgTCCAGAAGTCCGATGCCGTCGCCGAGCGTGACCAGCACCTCAGCTCGCGACAGCGCGGTGCCCGTCTCCGCAAGGCCATCACCGCCGCTTAA
- a CDS encoding F-box domain-containing protein — MPDIMMADAAGLADPPDFEADQRTPETAPPSCDDDASTNADASDLQAWPYDAPSIVWPRDRLPVEIFEIITTHLTRFEVRSLRLVCREFEAKVSAQYFRNVVVPFKSELYSTLGHDRNGVLNRTSSALLSNGMRIFESFGPHIWRFALSLELDEDALAYPPIKPTQEAVPAFWGVYRWPHTTYHRYSDLEGLEQTADETGAMKDALKCLSKVRNLGLCCDAGLGFLSGPDHIARNATTLHPVFATQNWRRAGSEPDQRKRPIVTVGEVTDLVKAMKKPVFENPISFKKTVLQKMVTDAGFQGTQINEAVRMILETEDSNLAAIDFDERASMLNNFEGRRPFAPNRLLADFEPSSDTTKYPLIPSSLTTAQKEMLLELEWAHRAMIQSYVIGLIDNARDGCFQNLTTLTIAKIPSSHVYIFNRHDLWQNLPTLNNVSLGVIADWRRVSKPAPGCVEDRPVSPVEAVEKVYQLLNTYIGAQQNIESLHFEWICGGEFAPGTYQRNHYILPAPFLPMTYLMSATDSPKTHGDSILSLPFVKHLSLKNCWSSPHVLLHMLRFMALSSLEKLELESVSLSGPPTNQTQAPLLQGGMGPNTNTANLLNLFQQVHHGPADQTLLPAHPQPQPQLQLQNPLQPTLGDIGIGAHPGGNWAANMIQNMQPLVQPQQQDEQQQDEQQQDDQQDAQQIPPLNLLSQLNTLIPDSMPAPMETLHQPEWLSWAGIIEHFSPSIKIRDILAEQTASTGATNEDSWFDELVHLDQYLPWVNALEIDEMTYSLKCLSFKSCGYVSVDAPFLNTRGILPHGAQGLGGNANPHNQDLTALMQRCRDKMLGRISPYISSRELFQLINAFGMDIGWENVYDSKTISDAVADGVESPGRGRFSGTIDADYAEVRNTTGHLGNHVEGPGSFS, encoded by the coding sequence ATGCCCGATATCATGATGGCCGATGCCGCTGGTCTGGCTGATCCGCCCGACTTTGAGGCGGATCAACGGACTCCAGAAACAGCGCCGCCATcctgcgacgacgacgcttcCACAAACGCTGATGCCTCTGACCTTCAAGCTTGGCCCTACGACGCTCCCTCAATTGTCTGGCCTCGCGACCGGCTGCCCGTCGAAATCTTCGAGATCATCACCACCCATCTCACCAGGTTCGAAGTCAGAAGCCTACGACTCGTGTGCAGGGAATTCGAAGCCAAGGTGTCGGCGCAGTATTTTCGAAATGTCGTTGTACCATTCAAGTCGGAGCTCTACAGTACCCTGGGCCACGATAGAAACGGCGTCCTCAACCGCACGTCATCAGCTCTGCTTTCTAATGGCATGCGAATCTTTGAATCTTTTGGCCCTCACATCTGGCGCTTTGCTCTGTCGctcgagcttgacgaggacGCCTTGGCCTACCCGCCTATAAAGCCTACACAAGAAGCCGTCCCGGCCTTCTGGGGCGTGTATCGTTGGCCACACACCACCTATCACCGGTACTCAGACCTCGAGGGACTCGAACAAACCGCCGATGAAACTGGGGCTATGAAGGATGCTCTCAAATGCTTGTCCAAGGTCAGGAATCTCGGACTCTGCTGCGACGCCGGCCTCGGGTTTCTCTCAGGACCTGATCACATTGCTCGCAATGCAACCACTCTCCATCCCGTCTTTGCAACTCAAAACTGGCGCCGCGCGGGTTCGGAGCCGGATCAGCGGAAGCGTCCCATCGTCACGGTGGGTGAGGTGACTGATCTCGTCAAAGCCATGAAAAAGCCCGTCTTTGAAAACCCAATCAGCTTTAAGAAAACTGTTCTACAGAAGATGGTCACCGATGCTGGGTTCCAAGGCACTCAAATTAACGAGGCGGTGCGCATGATCCTGGAGACAGAGGACTCCAACCTGGCCGCGATTGATTTCGATGAGAGGGCGTCAATGCTCAATAACTTTGAGGGACGACGGCCATTCGCGCCTAACAGGCTGCTGGCTGATTTTGAGCCCTCCTCAGACACTACGAAATACCCACTGATCCCCTCTAGCCTGACGACGGCGCAGAAAGAGatgctccttgagctcgagtGGGCACACCGAGCCATGATTCAGTCTTATGTTATTGGCTTGATTGACAACGCTCGCGACGGTTGCTTCCAGAACCTGACAACTCTCACGATTGCCAAAATCCCTAGCAGCCATGTGTACATTTTCAACCGCCATGACCTCTGGCAAAACCTCCCAACCCTCAACAACGTCTCATTGGGAGTGATTGCGGATTGGCGACGAGTCTCCAAACCAGCTCCTGGTTGTGTTGAGGACAGACCTGTTTCCCCTGTCGAGGCGGTTGAGAAGGTGTATCAGCTCCTCAACACATACATCGGAGCTCAGCAGAACATCGAGAGTCTTCACTTTGAATGGATTTGCGGTGGAGAGTTTGCGCCTGGAACATACCAGCGAAACCACTATATCCTCCCAGCCCCTTTTCTCCCAATGACCTATCTTATGAGTGCGACGGACAGCCCCAAGACTCACGGAGATTCTATTCTGAGTCTTCCCTTTGTCAAGCACTTGTCGCTCAAGAACTGCTGGTCATCCCCACATGTGCTTCTGCACATGCTACGCTTCATGGCACTCTCCTCGCTTGAGAAGCTAGAGCTTGAGTCAGTGTCGCTCTCGGGTCCTCCCACAAACCAGACCCAGGCTCCCCTTCTTCAAGGCGGTATGGGTCCAAACACGAACACCGCAAACTTGCTAAATCTATTCCAACAAGTGCATCATGGACCCGCCGATCAGACGCTGCTGCCAGCGCACCCGCAACCGCAACCTCAACTGCAGCTACAAAACCCACTGCAGCCGACCTTGGGTGATATTGGCATTGGGGCTCATCCAGGCGGAAACTGGGCTGCAAACATGATCCAAAATATGCAGCCCCTCGTacagccacaacagcaagATGAACAACAGCAAGATGAACAACAGCAAGATGACCAGCAAGATGCACAGCAAATACCCCCACTCAACTTGCTGAGCCAACTCAACACCTTGATCCCAGACTCGATGCCTGCGCCAATGGAGACGCTCCACCAACCCGAGTGGCTGTCTTGGGCAGGTATCATTGAGCATTTCTCTCCCAGCATCAAGATTCGCGATATCCTGGCAGAACAGACGGCCTCGACTGGTGCGACAAATGAAGACTCGTGGTTCGACGAGTTGGTTCACTTGGATCAATACCTGCCATGGGTAAACGCCCTCgagattgatgagatgaCGTATTCCCTGAAGTGCCTCTCATTCAAGTCATGTGGCTACGTGTCGGTCGACGCACCCTTCCTCAACACGAGAGGCATTCTTCCTCATGGCGCCCAGGGACTTGGCGGTAACGCTAACCCCCACAACCAAGATCTGACTGCTCTCATGCAACGATGTCGTGATAAGATGCTCGGCCGTATTTCGCCCTACATCTCAAGCCGCGAGCTGttccagctcatcaacgccTTTGGTATGGACATCGGCTGGGAGAATGTCTATGATAGCAAGACGATCTCTGATGCTGTGGCTGACGGAGTCGAGAGCCCTGGGAGAGGCCGCTTCTCGGGGACTATAGATGCCGACTATGCGGAAGTTCGAAATACAACCGGGCACTTGGGCAACCACGTGGAAGGTCCGGGCTCGTTCTCatag
- a CDS encoding Protein CASP, whose product MTDAAVEAALATSNEAPAAPTFEGENKFQHAISAWRTIDLTTLVSNLDNTASDIVAYQRDSTVQRKELAQKTKEFRKLDDATKLTEIKGLLKSYQTFIDLLTNHSKSVNSAFLQTYTSFSDAPDPYPLLEASVDSMLLSEDTLPKITEENQRLQESVTNLTSQLEETESRLQTERSARKELEENLDSRVKEVESSWTAVLEEKTDNWEAKEKALEDKLEKQERLLTEMRASYEVNQRLGKNGDDQEAQRSQVSSAELDMLHADLDRTSSRLAEVEARNEQMRLELAQAKSSVQSQPEASLEDDPSYMRMRSENQSMIRKLEAARVEKEGLKRDLDGKLRSIEREVNKLKGERDTLKAKVQKWGDYDEIKQELEVLKSIEFSTGDDDEVREHLESGDAEGNSLERLLLARNKKLGDELTVLRVSHNDLQSRLENLQEELSRTNAELERSQNLNQKLESDLENLQEEGANAFPSGASVAGTYVTRTIGRKSGRISPTSSIISGMDPRMGGEPGERVYGGGSGMLPMVTAQRDRYKKKNTELEQELSDTHRTVSQLRQEVAALQKDNLNLYEKTRYVSTYNRGGGAATSSAYGANPNPSTVSIGETGNPGIALDRYRKAYESNISPFAAFRGRESARAYRRMSLPERVVYSLTRMVLASRTSRNLFAAYCVMLHLLVFLSMYWLSSSDVDRAAHLESAAAAAAAGVAGGGLGSPMDGAPKDPAK is encoded by the exons ATGACGGACGCAGCCGTAGAAGCCGCTCTGGCAACTTCCAACGAAGCCCCCGCGGCTCCTACTTTCGAAGGGGAGAACAAATTCCAGCATGCTATTTCAGCATGGAGGA CCATCGACCTCACCACCCTCGTCTCCAACCTAGACAACACGGCATCCGACATTGTAGCCTATCAGCGGGACTCGACGGTACAACGCAAAGAACTAGCGCAAAAGACCAAGGAGTTTCGCAAGCTCGACGATGCCACCAAGCTTACGGAGATCAAGGGCCTGCTAAAGT CCTACCAAACCTTCATTGACCTTCTTACGAACCACTCCAAGTCGGTCAACTCGGCATTCTTGCAAACATATACCTCGTTCTCTGACGCTCCCGATCCATATCCACTCCTCGAGGCTTCGGTCGACTCGATGCTCCTCTCTGAGGACACCTTGCCAAAAATTACCGAAGAGAACCAGCGTTTGCAGGAAAGTGTCACAAATCTCACTTCCCAGTTAGAGGAGACCGAATCAAGACTACAGACCGAACGATCTGCCCGAAAGGAACTGGAGGAGAACCTTGACAGCCGAGTGAAGGAGGTAGAGTCATCATGGACCGCCGTGCTAGAGGAAAAGACGGACAActgggaggccaaggagaaggcttTGGAAGATAAGCTGGAGAAGCAAGAACGATTGTTGACCGAGATGCGGGCAAGCTACGAGGTCAACCAGCGACTGGGCAAGAATGGCGACGACCAGGAGGCTCAGCGTAGCCAGGTCTCAAGCGCCGAGCTTGATATGCTTCATGCCGACCTTGATCGCACGAGCTCTCGTCTTGCCGAAGTTGAGGCTCGAAATGAGCAGATGAGACTGGAGCTGGCGCAAGCCAAGTCTTCAGTTCAATCACAGCCCGAGGCCTCTCTCGAGGATGACCCCAGCTATATGCGCATGAGGTCGGAGAACCAGTCCATGATTCGCAAGCTGGAAGCTGCACGCGTGGAGAAGGAAGGTCTCAAGCGAGACTTGGATGGTAAACTACGATCCATTGAGAGGGAAGTGAACAAGTTGAAGGGCGAGAGGGACactctcaaggccaaggtccaGAAGTGGGGCGACTACGATGAAATCAAGCAGGAGCTTGAAGTCCTCAAGAGCATCGAGTTCTCCacgggcgacgacgatgaagtaCGCGAGCATCTTGAGTCAGGGGATGCGGAGGGCAACTCTCTGGAGAGACTTCTCTTAGCTCGAAACAAGAAGCTTGGTGATGAACTGACGGTTCTTCGTGTTTCACACAATGACCTACAGAGTCGCCTGGAGAATCTTCAGGAGGAGCTGTCGAGGACAAATGCTGAGCTAGAGCGGTCTCAGAACCTCAACCAAAAGTTGGAGAGTGATCTGGAGAATCTCCAGGAGGAGGGCGCCAATGCTTTCCCGTCAGGAGCCTCTGTGGCTGGCACATATGTCACCCGAACAATTGGCCGCAAGAGCGGCAGAATTTCGCCGACCTCGTCCATTATCAGCGGCATGGACCCCCGCATGGGTGGTGAGCCAGGCGAGCGAGTATACGGAGGTGGCTCAGGCATGCTGCCCATGGTCACGGCCCAGCGTGACCgctacaagaagaagaatacGGAGCTGGAACAAGAGCTTTCAGACACGCACCGAACAGTCTCGCAGCTGCGCCAGGAAGTTGCAGCTTTGCAAAAGGACAACCTGAATCTGTACGAGAAGACGAGATATGTGTCGACCTACAACCGAGGTGGCGGCGCAGCTACGTCCTCCGCATACGGGGCAAACCCGAACCCCTCAACAGTGTCGATTGGCGAGACAGGAAACCCTGGCATCGCTCTGGACAGGTATCGCAAGGCATACGAGTCCAACATTTCTCCATTCGCGGCATTCCGCGGCAGAGAATCTGCTCGAGCGTACAGACGGATGAGCCTTCCGGAGCGGGTGGTGTACTCGCTGACGCGTATGGTTCTCGCCTCGCGAACCAGCCGAAACCTGTTCGCAGCATACTGCGTAATGCTCCACCTGCTGGTCTTCCTATCCATGTACTGGCTCAGTTCGTCAGATGTCGACCGAGCCGCTCACCTGGAATctgcagcggcggcggcagcagcaggtgTGGCCGGTGGTGGACTTGGCAGCCCAATGGATGGAGCTCCCAAGGACCCTGCCAAGTAG